One window of the Prosthecobacter dejongeii genome contains the following:
- a CDS encoding 3-keto-disaccharide hydrolase: MKINHLTAIAVLLGLAVCQAADDKSAAVPATTAAASQADGWVSMFNGKDLTGWKSNEETPGSFSVEDGTIKVSNGRSHLFYVGPNGDAKFTNFEFKGKVKHMPGSNSGLYIATEYQEKGWPEKGYECQVNSTEHKDPKKTGGLYAVKDVLNTAPVGDGEWFDYSIKVEGKHITISINGKVTTDWTEPEGWDPATALKNMAGRKLSPGTMAIQAHDPKSVVYYKDLYIKPL, translated from the coding sequence ATGAAAATCAACCACCTTACCGCTATCGCCGTCCTTCTAGGATTGGCCGTCTGCCAGGCTGCCGATGACAAGTCCGCCGCAGTACCAGCTACCACCGCCGCTGCCTCGCAAGCAGATGGCTGGGTCTCCATGTTCAATGGCAAGGACCTCACGGGCTGGAAATCCAATGAGGAAACTCCCGGCAGCTTCTCCGTCGAAGACGGCACCATCAAAGTCAGCAATGGCCGCTCCCACCTCTTTTACGTGGGCCCCAATGGTGATGCCAAATTCACCAACTTTGAGTTCAAAGGCAAAGTGAAGCACATGCCCGGCTCCAACTCCGGCCTCTACATCGCCACTGAGTACCAGGAAAAAGGCTGGCCTGAAAAGGGTTACGAATGCCAAGTGAACAGTACCGAGCACAAGGACCCCAAGAAAACCGGCGGACTTTACGCCGTGAAAGACGTCCTCAACACCGCTCCCGTAGGCGATGGTGAATGGTTCGACTACAGCATCAAAGTCGAAGGCAAACACATCACCATCAGCATCAATGGTAAAGTTACCACCGACTGGACCGAGCCTGAAGGTTGGGATCCTGCCACGGCTCTGAAAAACATGGCCGGTCGTAAACTCAGCCCCGGCACCATGGCCATCCAGGCCCATGACCCCAAGAGCGTCGTTTACTACAAAGACCTCTACATCAAGCCTCTCTGA
- a CDS encoding AsmA-like C-terminal region-containing protein, with the protein MIRRLFKFCVATAMLGGLLYAGTDSFSRQWRDFIVGQMAERGLHLDFEGLLLNPFGGLIARDVRVFTGADRQHVLASVDRLNLDFDYGKLMEKKFVVEGLELSHASVSLPVDDSAGGQTVIAVEDLSARAFLREGVLEVRQAQGTLSGIRLSLTGLLTLPEKKVDDPPKPKVDSLSVAHQMQVLNAHHRRIQRGLDWLQRFKFDVAPQLRLEVNGALDRPLELSARLFFETRGLRYDTYVCQELVAEAEYNAGLIDLTRLYLKDPTGQVNASATWRMGTPELRFQLTSSADLPGMAQAFLNSDNLREIVFYGTPHLALNGVWHVDGPLAQSKRPVQATGRLDCGRFSTSGAVFDGLEANIGVAPEGVYVRDLVLKHETGTLTAQALSHEVEGFKYRAVLRMDPNAFMPFAKLKQTRELISRFQCNPESSIYFEVEGAGPKPDLQVCLNKGRGDLRNLRYRGVDLEQLQADVEFQGPIMHFRNAKVRREEGVGEVAHVHVNDAVGEKWVRLEGIRAGIDPVAVTSCFAPKVAEQIAKYRLPMTTAVEMDGVIYYREGSKSDFEVKFKHPTGTGRYSLWGDDFIIGSPEGELVFKGLDMKFNIRGSLFGEALSAKGSVDVAPGTNDFDVVVNAGEFPYEIFGKKVPFEKVVADVSSKGGTTSFDIRSSLMGGAFSLKGSMDETKLPQPYKGELRLDGVSFRRFAQVYSETNDTEGDITGHFRFAGRQNDWMALKGGGAAIIVNGNLYAVPILGPLTPILGSVLPGQIKGYNVAKEANCTFEVADGYAVTNNFEALTSVFKIAMGGKIDFIRDAVDLTAQVRIRGLPGLVFLPFSELLEYRGTGSISKTNWKSNLLSGNKKATDRAPPSEENMEAAERIAGESLPAKKEEPKRPASMFNRPGGR; encoded by the coding sequence ATGATCAGACGCCTCTTTAAGTTCTGCGTGGCAACGGCCATGCTGGGCGGGCTTCTGTATGCGGGGACGGATTCCTTTTCTCGGCAATGGCGGGATTTTATCGTGGGCCAGATGGCGGAGAGAGGTCTGCATCTGGACTTTGAGGGGTTGTTGCTCAATCCATTTGGGGGACTGATCGCCCGAGACGTGCGAGTTTTTACAGGGGCTGATAGGCAACATGTCTTGGCCTCGGTGGATCGGCTGAATCTGGATTTCGATTACGGAAAGCTGATGGAGAAAAAGTTTGTGGTGGAAGGACTGGAACTCAGCCACGCCAGTGTCTCCCTGCCTGTGGATGACTCTGCGGGTGGGCAGACCGTGATTGCTGTGGAAGACTTGAGCGCCCGAGCTTTTTTGCGCGAAGGAGTGTTAGAGGTGCGCCAGGCCCAGGGCACCTTGTCTGGTATTCGCCTCAGCCTTACAGGGCTATTGACGCTGCCAGAGAAAAAGGTGGATGACCCCCCTAAACCTAAGGTGGACAGCCTTTCGGTCGCGCATCAAATGCAGGTGCTGAATGCCCATCACCGCCGCATTCAGCGTGGGTTGGATTGGCTACAACGTTTCAAATTTGATGTGGCCCCGCAGTTGCGCTTGGAAGTGAATGGGGCGCTGGATCGGCCTTTGGAGTTGTCTGCGAGGCTATTCTTTGAAACGCGTGGTTTGCGGTATGATACCTATGTGTGTCAAGAACTGGTCGCGGAGGCAGAGTACAACGCTGGTTTGATCGATCTAACGAGGTTGTATCTTAAAGATCCGACAGGTCAGGTAAATGCCAGTGCGACTTGGAGAATGGGGACGCCGGAGTTGCGCTTTCAGCTCACCTCCAGTGCAGATCTTCCGGGGATGGCACAGGCTTTCCTGAACAGTGACAATCTGCGTGAAATTGTTTTTTATGGCACCCCACACTTGGCCTTAAACGGGGTGTGGCATGTGGATGGTCCTTTAGCTCAAAGTAAACGACCCGTTCAAGCAACAGGTCGTTTAGACTGTGGGCGTTTTAGCACCAGTGGGGCGGTGTTTGATGGGTTGGAGGCCAACATCGGCGTAGCGCCGGAAGGCGTCTATGTACGGGATCTTGTCCTGAAACATGAAACGGGTACCTTAACTGCCCAGGCTCTCTCGCATGAGGTGGAAGGTTTCAAATATCGCGCGGTGCTGCGTATGGATCCGAATGCCTTCATGCCATTCGCGAAGTTGAAGCAGACTCGGGAGTTGATCAGTCGCTTTCAATGCAATCCGGAATCCAGCATCTACTTTGAAGTGGAAGGCGCTGGGCCAAAGCCGGACTTACAGGTGTGTCTCAACAAAGGTCGTGGGGATTTGCGCAATCTTCGCTATCGAGGGGTGGACCTGGAGCAATTACAAGCGGATGTGGAATTTCAGGGGCCGATCATGCACTTTCGCAATGCGAAGGTGCGGCGTGAAGAGGGGGTTGGAGAAGTGGCCCATGTGCATGTCAACGATGCGGTGGGGGAGAAATGGGTGCGGCTGGAGGGCATCCGTGCGGGGATTGATCCCGTGGCAGTGACCAGTTGCTTCGCTCCCAAGGTGGCGGAGCAGATCGCGAAGTATCGGCTACCAATGACCACGGCGGTGGAGATGGATGGCGTGATCTACTACCGTGAAGGATCGAAGAGTGACTTTGAGGTGAAGTTTAAGCACCCGACTGGAACGGGGCGTTATTCGTTGTGGGGAGATGATTTTATCATTGGTTCACCGGAGGGGGAATTGGTGTTCAAAGGGCTGGACATGAAGTTCAATATTCGCGGCAGCTTATTTGGTGAAGCGCTTTCGGCGAAGGGGAGCGTGGATGTGGCACCGGGAACCAATGACTTTGATGTGGTGGTGAATGCAGGCGAGTTTCCGTATGAGATCTTTGGGAAGAAAGTGCCGTTTGAAAAAGTGGTTGCCGATGTTTCAAGCAAGGGCGGGACGACTTCGTTTGATATTCGCTCTTCCTTGATGGGCGGCGCTTTTTCTCTGAAGGGCAGCATGGATGAAACGAAGCTACCACAACCCTACAAAGGAGAACTCAGGCTGGATGGGGTGAGCTTTCGCCGGTTTGCTCAGGTGTACTCGGAAACGAATGATACGGAGGGGGACATCACTGGCCATTTTCGTTTTGCTGGGCGGCAGAATGACTGGATGGCGCTGAAAGGTGGCGGGGCTGCCATCATCGTGAATGGTAACCTTTACGCCGTGCCCATTCTGGGCCCTCTCACGCCTATTTTAGGCAGTGTTTTGCCAGGCCAGATCAAGGGGTACAATGTGGCTAAAGAGGCGAATTGTACTTTTGAGGTGGCGGATGGTTATGCCGTAACGAACAACTTTGAAGCACTCACGAGCGTCTTTAAAATCGCCATGGGGGGCAAAATTGATTTCATTCGGGATGCGGTGGATCTCACGGCTCAGGTGCGTATTCGGGGGCTCCCGGGGCTGGTATTTTTACCTTTTAGTGAACTCCTCGAATACCGGGGAACGGGCTCGATCAGCAAGACGAACTGGAAGTCAAACCTGCTGAGTGGAAATAAAAAGGCCACGGATCGTGCGCCACCGAGTGAAGAAAATATGGAGGCAGCGGAACGGATCGCTGGGGAGTCACTGCCAGCCAAGAAGGAAGAACCCAAGCGGCCTGCCTCAATGTTTAATCGCCCGGGCGGTCGGTGA
- a CDS encoding Hsp33 family molecular chaperone HslO, translating into MSQMLSPDLSATEIRCYFVRKRNCLLVRGRFSPMYMDYYLHLMQHGIKHPDRLDQMLKDGFTAVALHLASRPHDEGCAWTINIHDPLLNIFVTGNTIPGRVTGRLFTEDVKDSGKSLFISQTTRTHMQNRQSMIEFQGNDVLAAVEQFYTQSEQRLTRIFRLPDEDFVQISAEPDADEEWLANLTEAEIPKLDEAEHLTLLETRSYVFDCGCTADRMFPMLSRLSEEDLGYIFEDGSATITCPRCAAIFRTPKADFEAWKSRQSAQTPPLS; encoded by the coding sequence ATGAGCCAGATGCTCAGCCCAGATCTCTCCGCCACTGAAATCCGTTGCTACTTCGTACGGAAGCGTAACTGCCTGCTTGTGCGTGGCCGTTTCAGTCCCATGTACATGGATTACTACCTGCATCTCATGCAGCACGGCATCAAGCATCCAGACCGCCTTGACCAAATGCTCAAGGATGGGTTCACTGCCGTGGCTCTTCATCTCGCCTCCCGCCCACATGATGAAGGCTGCGCCTGGACCATCAATATTCATGATCCCCTGCTGAATATCTTCGTCACTGGCAATACCATCCCAGGCCGCGTCACAGGCCGTCTTTTTACCGAGGATGTCAAAGACTCTGGCAAGAGCCTTTTCATCTCCCAGACGACCCGCACTCACATGCAAAACCGCCAGAGCATGATCGAGTTTCAGGGAAACGACGTTCTCGCTGCCGTAGAACAGTTTTACACGCAGAGTGAGCAGCGCCTCACTCGCATCTTCCGCCTTCCTGATGAAGACTTCGTCCAGATCTCTGCCGAGCCAGATGCCGATGAAGAGTGGCTGGCCAACCTCACCGAAGCTGAGATTCCGAAACTGGATGAGGCTGAGCACCTTACCCTTCTAGAAACCCGCAGCTACGTCTTTGACTGCGGCTGCACCGCAGACCGCATGTTCCCCATGCTCAGCCGTCTTAGCGAAGAAGATCTCGGGTACATTTTTGAAGACGGCTCTGCCACCATCACTTGCCCACGCTGCGCAGCCATCTTCCGCACCCCCAAGGCTGACTTTGAGGCTTGGAAGTCGCGCCAGAGCGCACAAACGCCCCCACTCTCATGA
- a CDS encoding Calx-beta domain-containing protein, giving the protein MAFASSAVHAQEWTSLKVGELTNFSFSHDHLPDGRFLFGTVGKVFVQDAFGAAAATEVANPTSILLDPSFVTSRSGTQALVGGGGFSGPSGVYLLNPSAPATPLVTPALATLQNYNAVFWKHPTSGREGWIIGGANAGFSSNLTFVSTDGQSVGAVTGAISAFSGGLTTDPSGNVFVSLADFNAAINNKIVKFTAAQMDAAVVAVLAGDPAPLAVGASTPVFDADASGSLAADSLGRLWITGYQIGHIQSYDTATGATRRFTPDHPALANAAGPAAYSVKVFSKEATEYVSYLANDSYYTTTSDLLLGYRPTAEMVVRAAQVTTASQTVSEGDASTTTVTVTLTPAATVEVTVPVSLSGTATLTSDYTTTAPAALVFAAGETSRTFDITVVNDSLKGENNETVVVTLGSPTPVAQAGLGALNSEFFTLTIQDNDPLPIIGFAQASRTVNEADGAVNVTVNVSPTVTQTVTIPLMISGTATSGEDFTTVGELVIEPGDLTKTLTLQVVNDTTTLETDETIVVNFGSLPANEVGLGLPGTRQFTLTIQDDDNRARIAANQDFGTLRVGASLNVPVLTFGGTAVKWSAKGLPPGLKINADGTITGSPTIAGEYDQVILTATNAYGVSTSVVLLMNVEAFPSGAVGTFTGLVDRVGTVTDGLGASVSLTTTAKATYTGKVMIGKKAYAIKGNLDATTTHPKGFAELKMGNVIRRLDFVLNSTTGALSGTLPEGADLAGWRAQSSTERTGIYNFRAAQSGTPAASLPQGASYGCLKLSSKAVATVTGVLADGSKFTSSSPLSLQGDVVIYQALYTTVGSLAGRVNLADNLAHSITGTLTWSKPEQAKGPIYQDGWESPLTLTALGGKYRLAAGATLPLDAQESSSENAELVLQDGGIEAVGSSANPKTFGVRIVSLSTVTMIAPQKLKIVNATGAFSGSITLGEGASRKVIPIQGLLVPDASTANAFDSEGFGYFLLPSATPGVTRSGAVILSALTDS; this is encoded by the coding sequence ATGGCCTTCGCGTCCTCCGCAGTTCATGCTCAAGAGTGGACCAGCCTGAAGGTTGGCGAACTGACCAATTTTTCTTTCAGTCATGATCATCTGCCCGATGGACGCTTTTTGTTTGGCACGGTGGGCAAAGTTTTTGTTCAAGATGCCTTTGGTGCTGCGGCTGCCACAGAAGTGGCGAACCCGACGAGCATCCTGCTGGACCCCTCGTTTGTAACGAGTCGCTCTGGAACCCAGGCGTTGGTGGGCGGTGGTGGTTTTTCGGGGCCGTCTGGCGTGTATCTTTTGAATCCCTCTGCCCCTGCGACGCCTCTGGTAACACCAGCTTTAGCAACTTTACAGAATTACAATGCGGTGTTCTGGAAGCACCCAACTTCCGGCCGTGAAGGCTGGATCATCGGTGGCGCAAATGCGGGCTTTTCCAGTAACCTCACGTTTGTTTCGACCGATGGACAATCTGTCGGGGCGGTAACTGGGGCGATCAGCGCTTTTTCTGGTGGCCTAACAACGGATCCTTCTGGAAACGTTTTTGTGAGTCTTGCAGACTTCAATGCTGCGATTAACAACAAGATCGTGAAGTTCACTGCCGCGCAAATGGATGCCGCTGTGGTGGCTGTGCTGGCGGGTGATCCTGCACCCCTCGCGGTAGGTGCCTCTACGCCTGTCTTTGATGCGGATGCTTCCGGCAGTCTGGCTGCAGATTCACTGGGGCGTCTCTGGATTACAGGTTATCAGATTGGCCATATCCAATCTTATGACACGGCTACCGGTGCAACGCGGAGATTCACACCCGACCATCCGGCCCTGGCCAATGCGGCGGGCCCAGCCGCGTACTCGGTGAAGGTCTTTTCCAAAGAAGCGACGGAGTATGTGAGCTACCTGGCGAATGATAGCTATTACACTACCACCTCAGACCTATTGCTGGGCTATCGGCCGACTGCCGAAATGGTGGTGCGTGCGGCACAGGTCACTACGGCTTCTCAGACTGTCTCTGAGGGCGATGCAAGCACGACAACGGTAACGGTGACACTGACTCCTGCCGCGACTGTGGAAGTCACGGTTCCGGTGTCTTTGTCTGGCACGGCGACGTTGACCAGTGACTACACCACGACCGCTCCGGCTGCGCTGGTGTTTGCTGCGGGTGAGACGAGCAGGACCTTCGATATCACGGTGGTGAATGATTCTCTCAAAGGGGAAAATAACGAAACGGTGGTGGTGACCTTGGGCTCACCCACGCCGGTTGCTCAGGCTGGCTTGGGGGCATTAAATTCGGAATTCTTTACGCTGACGATTCAGGACAATGATCCTTTGCCGATCATTGGTTTTGCTCAAGCATCGCGGACGGTCAATGAAGCGGACGGTGCGGTGAATGTGACGGTGAATGTTTCTCCGACGGTGACTCAAACAGTCACGATTCCTTTAATGATTTCAGGAACAGCGACGAGCGGTGAGGACTTCACGACCGTGGGCGAATTGGTGATTGAGCCTGGGGACTTGACCAAGACTTTGACCCTTCAGGTGGTCAATGACACGACGACACTGGAAACGGATGAGACGATTGTCGTCAATTTTGGCAGCCTGCCAGCCAACGAAGTAGGGCTGGGCCTGCCGGGGACACGCCAGTTTACTCTGACAATCCAAGATGATGACAACAGGGCGCGTATTGCTGCGAACCAGGATTTCGGCACGCTGCGTGTGGGCGCATCGTTGAATGTGCCAGTGCTGACCTTTGGTGGCACGGCAGTGAAATGGTCTGCGAAGGGACTGCCTCCTGGGCTGAAAATCAATGCCGATGGAACGATCACGGGATCGCCCACAATTGCGGGTGAGTATGATCAAGTCATCCTCACGGCCACGAATGCTTACGGCGTGAGCACATCGGTCGTGCTGCTGATGAATGTGGAAGCTTTCCCCTCTGGAGCTGTGGGGACTTTCACTGGTCTGGTGGACCGTGTGGGGACGGTGACAGACGGCCTCGGGGCTTCTGTCTCACTCACGACGACGGCTAAAGCAACGTACACAGGCAAAGTGATGATCGGGAAAAAAGCCTATGCCATCAAAGGCAATCTGGATGCCACGACGACTCACCCCAAAGGCTTTGCGGAGCTGAAGATGGGCAACGTCATTCGTCGTCTGGACTTTGTCCTCAATTCTACAACAGGAGCTCTATCGGGGACATTGCCTGAAGGGGCTGATTTGGCCGGGTGGCGGGCTCAATCGTCCACGGAGCGCACGGGCATCTATAACTTCCGTGCAGCTCAGTCTGGAACTCCGGCAGCCAGTTTGCCTCAGGGGGCCAGCTACGGTTGCTTGAAGCTCTCTTCTAAAGCGGTCGCCACTGTCACTGGGGTGCTGGCTGACGGTAGCAAATTCACTAGCAGCAGCCCACTTTCCCTCCAGGGAGATGTGGTCATTTACCAGGCGCTTTACACCACCGTGGGGAGTCTGGCTGGCCGGGTCAATCTGGCAGATAATTTGGCTCATTCCATCACGGGCACGCTGACTTGGAGTAAGCCGGAACAGGCCAAAGGACCGATCTATCAGGACGGTTGGGAATCTCCGCTGACGCTTACGGCGCTGGGCGGTAAGTATCGCCTCGCTGCTGGGGCAACACTGCCGCTGGATGCGCAAGAATCCTCCAGTGAAAACGCGGAGCTGGTGCTGCAAGATGGCGGTATCGAAGCTGTGGGTAGCAGTGCCAACCCTAAAACCTTTGGTGTGCGCATTGTGAGTCTCTCAACCGTGACGATGATTGCCCCGCAGAAGCTGAAGATCGTCAATGCGACGGGTGCTTTCAGCGGTAGCATTACACTTGGGGAAGGGGCTTCTCGAAAAGTTATCCCGATTCAGGGGTTGCTCGTGCCTGATGCCAGCACGGCCAATGCCTTCGACAGTGAGGGCTTCGGTTATTTCCTGCTGCCATCGGCCACACCTGGGGTGACCCGCTCGGGCGCAGTCATTCTATCTGCCTTGACTGACTCATGA
- a CDS encoding HesB/IscA family protein: MTANAAPQTAPNYKIGNEKLIKVLPNAARKLTGLLTKQGRAEHGALRVAVVGGGCSGLQYKMDLVDGPANRDIMVLSADVRVVIDPKSALFVSGSELDFSDDLQQGGFKVTNPNAIVTCSCGESFAA, translated from the coding sequence ATGACCGCCAACGCCGCTCCTCAAACCGCGCCTAACTACAAGATCGGCAACGAGAAACTCATCAAAGTGCTGCCTAATGCGGCCCGTAAACTTACGGGTCTGCTGACTAAACAAGGCCGTGCTGAGCATGGAGCACTGCGAGTTGCCGTCGTCGGTGGCGGCTGTTCGGGTCTTCAATACAAAATGGACCTGGTCGATGGACCGGCCAATCGAGACATCATGGTCCTGTCAGCAGATGTTCGGGTCGTGATTGATCCCAAAAGCGCTCTTTTTGTCAGTGGTTCGGAGTTAGACTTTAGCGACGATCTACAGCAGGGCGGTTTTAAAGTCACCAACCCAAACGCCATTGTCACCTGCTCCTGTGGCGAAAGTTTCGCGGCCTGA